From a region of the Armatimonas rosea genome:
- the glmS gene encoding glutamine--fructose-6-phosphate transaminase (isomerizing), giving the protein MCGITGYVGPRPGVRTVIEMLRRLEYRGYDSAGVAVASEGDVQIVKAAGKLAVLESQLQDHWETHGASIAHTRWATHGGPTTPNAHPHFSHDGKIALIHNGIIENYQELRAELLAEGFVFASETDTEVMVHLVDRAFRKLGGMEAAIREALTLVTGAYSIAVCASHEPETLYCAKTASPLILGLGEGENFLASDIPAVMRYTRRVVVLEDGDFAKLTPEGVTLTSLTGAAIHREPFQVTWDEQTAEKGGFPHFMLKEIHEQPRALADTLRGRLTESDRVFIPELDGFTKEQLAGFTHIHIVACGTAYHAGMVAKRFFENLLRRPVEVSVASEFRYADPLVSPQTLCFIISQSGETADTLAALREAKRLGATIVSVVNVVGSSIARESHACVYTQAGPEICVASTKAYVTQLMVLYLIGLHLAAVEERLTDEAHADFVRDLVALPDAVESVIGNALLVEDLAAQLADRSVFFYLGRGYDFAVALEAALKLKEISYLHAEAYAAGELKHGPLALIEPGVIVVCLATQPAVFEKMLSNIKEVAARGGTVVGVVYEGEHRLDSSTDHLLRIPQVRPELAPIVSIVPMQLLAYLIAKQRGCEIDMPRNLAKSVTVE; this is encoded by the coding sequence ATGTGTGGAATTACCGGCTATGTGGGACCGCGCCCCGGCGTGCGGACAGTGATTGAGATGCTGCGGCGCCTTGAGTACCGTGGCTACGACTCCGCAGGGGTGGCGGTGGCCTCCGAGGGCGATGTCCAGATCGTCAAGGCGGCGGGCAAGCTCGCGGTACTGGAGTCGCAGCTCCAGGACCACTGGGAGACCCACGGTGCCTCGATCGCCCACACGCGCTGGGCGACCCACGGCGGCCCGACCACGCCCAATGCCCACCCGCACTTCTCCCACGACGGCAAGATCGCGCTGATCCACAATGGGATTATTGAGAACTACCAAGAGCTCCGCGCCGAGCTGCTCGCCGAGGGCTTTGTCTTTGCATCCGAGACCGACACCGAGGTCATGGTGCATCTCGTGGACCGGGCGTTCCGCAAGCTCGGGGGGATGGAGGCCGCGATCCGCGAGGCGCTGACCCTGGTGACGGGCGCGTACTCGATTGCGGTGTGCGCGTCGCACGAGCCCGAGACCCTCTACTGCGCCAAGACCGCCTCGCCGCTGATCCTCGGGCTGGGCGAGGGCGAGAACTTCCTGGCCTCCGACATTCCCGCCGTCATGCGCTACACCCGGCGCGTGGTCGTGCTCGAAGACGGCGACTTTGCCAAGCTGACCCCCGAGGGTGTGACCCTCACCAGCCTCACAGGCGCTGCCATCCACCGGGAGCCGTTTCAGGTCACCTGGGACGAGCAGACGGCGGAGAAGGGTGGCTTTCCCCACTTCATGCTCAAGGAGATCCACGAGCAGCCGCGTGCGCTGGCCGACACGCTCCGGGGCCGCCTCACGGAGAGCGACCGGGTCTTCATCCCCGAGCTCGACGGCTTCACCAAGGAGCAGCTCGCGGGCTTTACGCATATCCACATTGTCGCCTGTGGCACGGCCTACCACGCGGGCATGGTCGCCAAGCGCTTCTTTGAGAACCTGCTCCGTCGCCCGGTCGAGGTGAGTGTGGCCTCGGAGTTTCGCTACGCCGACCCGCTCGTGAGCCCCCAGACCCTCTGCTTCATCATCTCCCAGTCGGGCGAGACCGCCGATACGCTGGCCGCCCTGCGCGAGGCCAAGCGCCTTGGAGCGACCATTGTCTCAGTAGTCAATGTCGTGGGCTCGTCGATTGCCCGCGAGAGCCATGCCTGTGTCTACACCCAGGCCGGCCCCGAGATCTGTGTGGCGAGCACGAAGGCCTATGTCACCCAGCTCATGGTGCTGTATCTGATCGGCCTGCACCTCGCCGCGGTTGAGGAGCGCCTCACCGACGAAGCCCACGCCGACTTTGTCCGCGATCTCGTGGCCCTCCCGGATGCGGTGGAGAGCGTGATCGGCAACGCGCTTCTCGTGGAGGACCTCGCCGCCCAGCTCGCGGACCGCAGTGTCTTCTTCTATCTCGGGCGCGGCTACGACTTCGCGGTGGCGCTGGAGGCGGCGCTGAAGCTAAAAGAGATCAGCTACCTCCACGCCGAGGCCTATGCCGCCGGGGAGCTCAAGCACGGCCCGCTCGCGCTGATCGAGCCAGGGGTGATCGTGGTCTGCCTCGCGACCCAGCCGGCGGTCTTTGAGAAGATGCTCAGCAATATCAAGGAAGTGGCCGCACGCGGCGGGACGGTCGTGGGCGTGGTCTACGAAGGCGAGCACCGCCTCGACTCCAGCACCGACCACCTCCTCAGAATCCCCCAAGTTCGCCCCGAGCTCGCCCCCATTGTCTCGATTGTCCCCATGCAGCTCCTGGCCTACCTCATCGCCAAGCAGCGCGGCTGTGAGATCGACATGCCCCGGAACCTAGCGAAGAGCGTCACGGTCGAATAG
- a CDS encoding DUF2156 domain-containing protein: MSLYSLLRQYAWNATAYQIVNPGIVHWFSPEGDAVIGYVTRAGVRVVAGAPVCDEARLAAVLAAFAQEAAHAGEQVCYFGAAGRVFSLLSELAGHSVVVLGAQPVWNPQALPNWRPSLRAQLSRARNKGVTVREWPVTEAESHPELARVLGEWLARKPLPSMHFLVEPQTLAALTDKRVFVAEQGGSPLGFVTLAPIPARQGWLTEQFVRGRGAPNGTVELMLDAALRAIAADGAQYATMGLVPLSSGTWDPALYNPLWLRFTLGWVRAHGQRFYNFGGLEAFKAKFSPSGWEPIYAIANEPRFSPRTLWAIAAAFADRSPLSTITRGLFKAVRQEWRWLRQR; encoded by the coding sequence TTGAGCCTCTACTCCCTGCTCCGCCAGTACGCCTGGAACGCCACGGCCTACCAGATCGTGAATCCGGGGATCGTGCACTGGTTCTCCCCCGAGGGCGATGCTGTCATTGGCTATGTCACAAGGGCCGGGGTGCGGGTAGTGGCGGGGGCACCGGTCTGCGACGAAGCTCGGCTCGCGGCGGTGCTGGCGGCGTTTGCGCAGGAGGCTGCGCACGCGGGGGAGCAGGTCTGCTACTTTGGGGCGGCGGGGCGGGTGTTCTCTCTGCTCTCGGAGCTGGCGGGGCACTCGGTGGTCGTGCTGGGGGCGCAGCCGGTCTGGAACCCACAAGCGCTCCCGAACTGGCGACCGTCGCTACGGGCGCAGCTCTCCCGCGCTAGAAACAAAGGGGTCACCGTCCGCGAGTGGCCCGTGACCGAGGCGGAGAGCCACCCCGAACTGGCGCGGGTGCTGGGCGAGTGGCTGGCCCGCAAGCCCCTGCCGTCGATGCACTTCCTGGTCGAGCCCCAGACCCTCGCGGCGCTCACCGACAAGCGGGTCTTTGTCGCGGAGCAGGGGGGCTCGCCTCTGGGGTTTGTCACCCTCGCGCCCATTCCCGCACGCCAGGGCTGGCTCACGGAGCAGTTTGTGCGGGGGAGGGGGGCACCCAATGGGACCGTGGAGCTGATGCTGGATGCGGCGCTACGGGCCATCGCTGCCGACGGTGCCCAGTACGCGACCATGGGCCTCGTCCCGCTCTCCTCGGGCACCTGGGACCCCGCGCTCTACAACCCGCTCTGGTTGCGTTTTACCCTCGGCTGGGTGCGGGCACACGGGCAGCGTTTTTATAACTTTGGGGGGCTGGAGGCGTTCAAGGCCAAGTTCTCCCCAAGCGGCTGGGAGCCGATCTACGCTATCGCCAACGAGCCGCGCTTCTCGCCGCGCACCCTCTGGGCGATCGCCGCCGCCTTCGCCGACCGCTCGCCCCTCTCAACCATAACGCGTGGCTTGTTCAAGGCCGTCCGCCAAGAGTGGCGCTGGCTCCGTCAGCGCTGA
- a CDS encoding DUF2500 family protein: MNTIHTGSLILLGCVALTALLTFLIASYLRVWRKPLIRCTATVMEKRTASMYHGVGCFVTFAFEGGLQEELAVDTEIYSALQVGQVGPLTRRGTRVLSFEPQAQAQRNTNAQR, translated from the coding sequence ATGAATACGATCCATACAGGCTCACTGATTCTTCTGGGCTGTGTCGCGCTCACGGCGCTCCTGACTTTTCTGATCGCCAGCTACCTGCGGGTGTGGCGCAAGCCCCTGATCCGGTGCACCGCGACCGTCATGGAGAAGCGTACTGCCTCGATGTACCATGGGGTCGGCTGCTTTGTGACCTTTGCCTTTGAGGGCGGCCTCCAAGAGGAGCTCGCGGTGGACACGGAGATCTACTCGGCGCTCCAGGTCGGGCAGGTGGGGCCGCTCACCCGGCGGGGGACACGTGTCCTGAGCTTTGAGCCGCAGGCCCAGGCGCAGCGAAACACCAACGCTCAGCGCTGA
- a CDS encoding HNH endonuclease: protein MGKHHKKAVRAAFREAVFARDGHCCRVCGRSDTALDAHHISDRTTLPGGGYVKENGISLCALCHRLAEQLWETGVAAPGFSPDQLYALIGSSYAQALHAAERAAT from the coding sequence ATGGGGAAACACCACAAAAAGGCCGTGCGGGCAGCGTTTCGGGAGGCGGTCTTTGCCCGGGATGGCCACTGCTGCCGTGTCTGCGGGCGGAGCGATACCGCGCTGGATGCCCACCATATCTCCGACCGCACGACCCTGCCCGGCGGTGGCTATGTCAAAGAGAACGGCATCAGCCTCTGTGCTCTGTGCCACCGGCTCGCCGAGCAGCTCTGGGAGACAGGAGTTGCGGCACCGGGCTTCTCCCCCGACCAGCTCTACGCCTTGATTGGCTCGTCGTACGCACAAGCGCTCCATGCGGCAGAGAGAGCGGCAACTTAG
- a CDS encoding M23 family metallopeptidase has product MPEPLLPPIPPYTKQHLPTERVTIPMVFPVINPTRWRSSYNEDWGSHRHTGCDLIAPKLSPVVAPFAGVLGFKPQTFWIVREDGWGCLGTHLNDDTPGTNDNKAHLDFMFAPNLVPGERVREGQLIGYVGDSGDADGPHLHFELHGPEGMRDPAPSLKVARRLRAPLPLLPPEPNRLEGCVRRFAAKTRRLTVLPLTEPRYKTLVLSETALAQLGGEAGLAALERSRVVSLTVEKQRVERATLVPAGARSATESGQPLVRLSGSSLSPDATLTRCATAELAQFTKLSSPRWIRTGSMALGPLRMRGTKLKQAAILGLSGAPASLFSQEVVQEALRYSGFTRFGGAVGSGRIILILADG; this is encoded by the coding sequence ATGCCTGAGCCTCTTCTTCCCCCCATCCCCCCCTACACCAAGCAGCACCTGCCCACGGAGCGGGTGACGATCCCCATGGTCTTTCCGGTGATCAACCCCACGCGCTGGCGCTCTAGCTACAACGAGGACTGGGGCTCACACCGGCACACGGGCTGTGACCTGATCGCCCCCAAGCTCTCGCCCGTGGTCGCACCGTTCGCAGGGGTGCTGGGCTTCAAGCCCCAGACCTTTTGGATTGTCCGCGAGGATGGCTGGGGGTGCTTGGGGACGCACCTCAACGACGATACCCCGGGCACCAACGACAACAAGGCGCACTTGGATTTCATGTTCGCGCCCAATCTCGTCCCAGGGGAGCGGGTGCGGGAGGGGCAGCTGATCGGCTATGTCGGCGATAGCGGGGATGCCGATGGCCCGCACCTGCACTTTGAGCTCCACGGCCCCGAGGGCATGCGCGACCCTGCCCCGTCGCTGAAAGTGGCACGGCGGCTCCGTGCTCCCCTCCCCCTTCTCCCGCCCGAACCCAATCGCCTTGAGGGCTGCGTGCGTCGCTTCGCTGCCAAAACACGCCGCCTTACCGTCCTGCCTCTCACGGAGCCGCGCTACAAGACCCTCGTCCTGAGCGAGACAGCCCTGGCCCAGCTGGGGGGAGAGGCGGGGCTTGCCGCGCTGGAGCGCAGCCGTGTCGTGAGCCTCACGGTCGAGAAGCAGCGGGTCGAGCGCGCCACCCTCGTCCCAGCAGGCGCACGCTCTGCTACCGAGAGTGGTCAGCCGCTCGTCCGGCTCAGCGGCTCCAGCCTGAGCCCGGACGCCACCCTCACCCGCTGCGCCACCGCCGAGCTCGCCCAGTTTACCAAGCTGTCGTCGCCGCGCTGGATCCGCACGGGGAGCATGGCGCTCGGGCCGCTCCGCATGCGCGGAACCAAGCTCAAGCAGGCCGCGATCCTAGGACTCTCGGGTGCGCCTGCCAGCCTCTTTTCCCAGGAGGTTGTTCAGGAGGCCCTTCGCTACAGCGGCTTCACGCGCTTTGGCGGGGCCGTGGGCAGTGGGCGCATAATCCTCATCCTTGCCGACGGCTAG
- a CDS encoding FAD:protein FMN transferase, with translation MKTVLLATEAMRCRFELVLEGDSEERLVAAGEEALAEIEAVERQLSAYDPESELWAVNALAGKGPVRVRPTTLAFLEEARALTEQTAGAFDPTIGALIALWRGSEEPTDESVAQALARTGWQGVLLDHETNSITLAREGLRLDPGAIGKGWALDRARDILEEAGVTRALLHGGTSSVVALGEGWKVQIGGGPTLTLSNQSLGVSAPSGRWAVFGERRYGHVLDPRTGWPVGARAWAAVIAPTATQADALSTALLVRGEGAWPGCHTFLPEDVTLGNTGEMK, from the coding sequence ATGAAGACCGTTCTGCTCGCGACCGAGGCCATGCGCTGCCGCTTTGAGCTCGTGCTGGAGGGCGACTCGGAGGAGCGCTTGGTCGCGGCGGGCGAGGAGGCTCTGGCGGAGATCGAGGCGGTCGAGCGTCAGCTCTCTGCCTACGACCCCGAGAGCGAGCTCTGGGCGGTCAATGCACTGGCAGGGAAGGGGCCGGTGCGGGTTCGTCCCACGACCCTGGCGTTTCTGGAGGAGGCCCGCGCGCTGACCGAGCAGACCGCGGGGGCGTTTGACCCGACAATTGGGGCTCTGATCGCGCTCTGGCGTGGCAGCGAGGAGCCCACGGACGAGAGCGTCGCCCAGGCGCTCGCACGGACGGGATGGCAAGGGGTCCTGCTCGACCACGAGACCAACTCGATCACACTCGCGCGGGAGGGGCTTCGGCTCGACCCGGGGGCGATTGGAAAAGGCTGGGCACTGGACCGTGCCCGCGATATCCTGGAAGAGGCCGGAGTGACACGGGCACTGCTGCATGGCGGGACATCGTCGGTCGTGGCGCTGGGAGAGGGCTGGAAGGTGCAGATTGGGGGAGGACCGACCCTGACCCTGAGCAACCAGAGCCTAGGAGTCTCGGCACCGTCGGGGCGGTGGGCGGTCTTTGGAGAGCGGCGCTACGGCCACGTCCTCGATCCCCGCACGGGCTGGCCGGTCGGGGCCCGTGCCTGGGCCGCGGTAATCGCCCCCACTGCGACACAGGCCGATGCGCTCTCGACTGCTCTCTTGGTGCGTGGCGAGGGAGCCTGGCCCGGCTGTCACACGTTTCTGCCCGAAGACGTTACTTTAGGCAACACAGGAGAGATGAAATGA
- a CDS encoding DPP IV N-terminal domain-containing protein → MKMRMRAAVALLGLTTLALAGCGGGGGTTKESGGGSGDPAAGFRVVYTRNGDIYRMNGDGTNVQQLTNTSAFDFQPTLSADRQWIIFTSDRAATYSKQYRLFLMRTDGTQLEQLTESAGFEADPAYSPDGTRVAFVSNRDGNDEIYVMILATGEVKRLTNTAAAEQTPAWSADSSRLVFAATPTSTENTDIYSIRASDGGDLVRLTQNVATDDSPSFSPDGRWVAFASNRDGGKFKIFQVRTDGSGDLQQLTSGGSGEDGFPVYTPDGAFLMFDSDRDVDSDIYRLNLSTGQTTRLSNSYDPETNPDTRAVKRGRQLRSKR, encoded by the coding sequence ATGAAGATGCGAATGCGGGCAGCGGTGGCGCTGCTAGGACTGACAACACTGGCTCTAGCGGGCTGTGGCGGTGGTGGGGGGACCACGAAGGAGAGTGGCGGTGGGTCGGGCGATCCGGCGGCGGGCTTCCGGGTGGTCTACACCCGCAATGGCGATATCTACCGGATGAACGGCGATGGCACCAATGTCCAGCAACTCACCAACACGAGCGCCTTCGACTTCCAGCCGACCCTCTCGGCGGACCGTCAGTGGATTATCTTCACGTCGGACCGGGCCGCGACCTACAGCAAGCAGTACCGGCTCTTTCTGATGCGCACCGATGGCACGCAGCTGGAGCAGCTCACCGAGAGCGCGGGCTTTGAGGCCGATCCGGCCTACTCCCCCGACGGCACCCGAGTGGCGTTTGTGAGCAACCGGGATGGCAACGATGAGATCTACGTGATGATCTTGGCAACGGGGGAGGTAAAGCGGCTGACCAACACCGCGGCGGCGGAGCAGACCCCCGCATGGTCCGCGGATAGCTCCCGGCTTGTCTTCGCCGCCACTCCGACCTCGACGGAGAACACGGATATCTACTCCATCCGCGCCTCCGACGGCGGCGATCTCGTTCGGCTCACCCAGAATGTCGCGACAGATGACTCCCCGAGCTTCTCCCCCGATGGCCGCTGGGTTGCCTTTGCGTCGAATCGGGACGGAGGCAAGTTCAAGATCTTCCAGGTGCGCACCGATGGCTCGGGCGATCTGCAGCAGCTCACCAGTGGTGGTAGCGGTGAGGATGGCTTCCCGGTCTATACCCCCGATGGTGCGTTCCTGATGTTCGATAGCGATCGGGATGTGGACTCGGATATCTACCGGCTGAACTTGAGCACGGGCCAGACCACCCGCCTGAGCAACTCCTACGACCCCGAGACCAACCCGGATACCCGGGCGGTGAAGCGAGGACGACAGCTACGCAGCAAGCGCTAG
- a CDS encoding competence type IV pilus major pilin ComGC, which produces MKSLRRAFTLVEIMIVVLIIGILVAIAVPNFVRARESARARACVANLKQIDSAKEQYAMDYKLAQGSTMPALSVLCGAGTTTYIKGGTPTCASSGTYTIGNLGTDPTCSIGTAAAVAHVLP; this is translated from the coding sequence ATGAAATCTCTTCGCCGCGCGTTTACGCTTGTTGAAATTATGATCGTTGTCCTGATTATCGGTATCCTGGTCGCGATCGCTGTCCCCAACTTTGTCCGTGCTCGTGAGTCCGCTCGTGCTCGTGCTTGTGTTGCCAACCTGAAGCAGATCGACTCCGCCAAGGAGCAGTACGCCATGGACTACAAGCTGGCACAGGGCTCCACCATGCCCGCTCTGTCCGTGCTCTGTGGCGCGGGTACCACCACCTACATCAAGGGCGGTACTCCCACCTGTGCATCGAGCGGCACCTACACGATCGGCAACCTGGGCACCGACCCCACCTGCTCCATCGGTACGGCCGCTGCCGTCGCTCACGTCCTGCCGTAG